The Sporosarcina sp. Te-1 DNA window GGACCATCCGGAAGTATCTAGATCTGAAAACACCTCCGATTGACCTGAGGCCGAGGGCCAAACCTATTGACGGCTTTTCCCAGGAGGTAATCCGGTTCGAGCAGGCGGGGCATACTGTCCGATCCATCTACCAATCCATACAGGAGCAGGGATATGAAGGGACCTATTCGGCGGTCCGAACCCTGGTCCAATCTAAACGGAAAGAGCGAAAGTATGGAGCAGTCCCAACGGTTTCCGTTTCCAGAAAAAAATTCTCCGCTCTCATTTGGAAACGGCAAAGCGAACTTGACGAAAAAGACAAGATCCTTCTTCAGCGATGTCTATCCCTATATCCCTGCGTGGAATCATTCTACAACTCCGTGCAGACATTATGCGCATCCATCTTGGAAAAGGACTACCCTAGTTTCCTAGAATGGCTTACCGTCCAGCTTTCTGACCGAGATTCCCCATTTCACCATTATGCGCGACGCCTGCGGAGTGACCTACGTGCAATCCGCAACGCCTTTACCCATACCTACAGCAACGGCCGATTAGAGGGCTAGATCAACCGACTGAAAACAATCAAGCGGATCACCTATGGCAGGGCGGGATTGAAGTTATTGGAGAAACGCGTTCTCTATCGAACTCAATGATATCGTAAAAAAATAACTAGCATACATAAAGGGATTGGACAAACCTATTCCCCAAGTTCGCGTAAGAGCCACTTCTATTTTGCACTACACACCCACAAAATTATGCGATTCAAATATCTAATGTGAATAGAGTAGTATGTGCTTTACAGGTCTCTTCGAATAAATCTTATTCTTTTATATAATGATTTAATTTATAGACTACCTTTGTTGTCCTTGTTGGGAGTCTCTCCATAGGATGAACAGGTACTCAATTTCTTTTAAAAGTCCGCGATAGCAGATTAGGGATTCAAAAAATTTCTTTTCGATCAAAAGTGAAATTTTCTTCATTCAAATAAATCCCCGTAAGTTTTAGAAGTCTATTCTAAATAACTTTAAAGCAAAAAACTCCCTCTATAAACATTGAAGTATCAACGGTTTACATCACTTCGTGATGCGAGGAAAATTATTTCTCTACTTACTAATAAACATAGATTTGAATTTATTGTTTTTATTACCAAGATAAGAGTACGCTTCGCTAAAAACTAATGGAAAACATTAGCTCTTTTAATCCGTTATTTGATGCACAATGGATCTCTGCGATGCTTATGACGACGTACCCTCCCATGTCTCTTGGCGTCTGTGCGCTTACATTCCTTCGTTCGGTCTATTCATAAGGCAGAGGCCTGCTAAGCTGCCCCAGGGACTCTTGGTCTGAGTTTTAGTACTGTGCTGGCTTCTCCGTGTCATCCTTCTTGTCATAGATAGATTGATTTGAAATGTCTTACGCTGCCGTTGCGAGACAGTGGAGATCGTTCATCATATGCCGCTCATCGAAATGAACTTTCTTCTTACAAATACCATGTAACACTTTCAGTAATTTACCGCATAGCACGACCATCGACTGTTTTCCCCGTAGGGGATTTTGTTGGCGAGTCGTGTAGTATTCATGTAGCCGTTTAAACGCTTCATTGTGCCTGATTAGTGGAACGATGACTTTAAACAGAACATTCCTTAACCTCTTCCGGCCGCGTTTAGAGATATGTTTTCGTCCCTTGTGTTGTCCAGAAGAATTTTCACGTAATGTTAATCCCGCGAGTTTGATGAGTTGGCGTGGATCTTCATAATGTGAAAAGCTACCGACTTCAGAGAGTAGATCAACGATTGTAGCATCCCCTAAGCCGGGTACAGTTGAGAGGTATACATACTCTCCTGTAGACTTAGCCAACTCGGCTAATTGGCTATTTACCTCTTCTATTTCTTCCTCTAACAATCGGTACTGACGGATGAGCGTGGCGATTTCGAATCGTGCCATCTGCGATCCTTCCGTCAACCCGATAGATTGGTTGGCTACATCAATTAGGAGTCTTGCCTTTGGTAATTGCGGCGCTCTCATCCCCTCTACCTGCCGGTAGAGAAAGACTAACTCTTCAGCCGTCTTCCCTATGATGTCCTGTGGCAACGGTGTTTTCTCGAGTGTAGCGAACGCCATCTTCCCGAAGGTTGGATAGACCTGTGTAAACTCCGGAAAGTACCGATCAAGCCAGCGAATGATCCGGTTCTTGAGGCTCGACAAATCCTCTGTAAGCTTTGAACGAAGAGTAGAGCCAATCCGCAACTCCGCCTCAATATCTTTTAGAATACGGGGATAGCTGAAACGCCCGTCCTTCATGAGCCGAGCAATGACTACTGCATCTTTCTTATCGTTCTTTGTCTGTAAGTTATCATCCAGTTCCTTTGAACGCTTGACGTGTAATGGGTTGACCATTACAAGCGGGATTCCATAGGAATCCAAGAAATAAGCAAGGTTCATCCAATAGTGGCCGGTAGGTTCAATCCCAACGATAACATCAGTTTTTTCATGTGCTTTCATAGCACGAAGTACATTTTGATATAATGCTTCAAATCCTTCTCTGGATTGATGTACGGCAAAAGCTTTCTCAAGTACACGTCCGCGTTCATCTACGAAGCATGCGTAATGGGTACTCTTAGCGATATCCATGCCGACAATTAATGTGTTTTCCGTTACTTGATTTAGCTTTTCATTCCACTTAGAATACATAGAGTAGTCCTCCTGTTTGATGATGGGTCAATTCCACGTTGACACTCAGCATCATACAAGAGGGCTCTTTTTCTTTCAAGATGGTGCAAATCCTTCAAACAGGAATGCTGCTCCTTCAAATTATTAGTATTGTGTCTAACAATTTGAAGGGCAGTTCGGTTTTAGTGCAATCAGAAACAATCATTCACCTATTGGGACGATATTGTTCGTTTAGTAATATTACAATACGTCAACAGTTACTTTAACTTCAGCTGTATCAGCAGTTTTTCCTGTTGTATCATGAGTGATTGTATAAACAACATTTGATGTGCCATCTGTTAGGATTTTACCGTCTGTATCATAAACTGCAGGTGTAGAAGTTGACTTTACTTTAAATGTGTAACCTGATACTGATGGAAGTGATACTGTGCCAGCAGTAGCTGCTGTTGGAGCGAAATCACCAAACTTAGCCGCTTCCGCATTCACATCAACTTGCCCTTTGACATCAACTAAACGAGCTTCCAAACCACTTTTAGCGGAACCATTAGGTAATGCAGTTACTTTTGCATTAGCATCATCATAAGCAGCTTGTGTGTTAAGTTGTTCTGCAGCAGTCACTGCTAATTCAGCAGCTTTAACTTGTGCTTCACCTTCCCCAAGACCTGCTTTAACTACATTAATGCGAGTTTGAAGTTCAGTCTTAGCATTGCTGCTTGGCAATCCATCGATTAATCCTTGAGCAGTTTCAACAGCTGCTTGAGTTTTAAGTGTTTCCGCAGAAGTCACTGCTGATTTTGCTGCCGCTAGCAATGTAGTCTCAGTTGCAGCAGTCACTACGACAGAATTGGCTTTCAAGTCACCATAATCAGCTGCAAGATATGATACAGAACTGTATTCAAGTACAGGTACTGCTAATCCGCTTGCACCAATGATTTTAATAGTTACTTTTGCATCATCACCAGTTACTTTTTCAATTGCTTGGGCTTTTACAACTCCACCAACGAAGTTGAAATCAGAAGACTTCAAGATGTTAGCATTGACTGCTTTGCTGAAAGTCAACTCTACAGAGTCTGCAACTCCATCTCCGTCAACGTCATTTGCTTGAGCACTAGAGACTATTACGGCAGCACCTTTAGCTGGTTGGCTTGTAAGGATGAATTTATAGTTATCTCCATTAATAAGCAATCTTACGTTGGAAACTTTAGTATCATCCCCAAGTTTGTTAGCAAACTCAGTTTCAGTAAGTGCTTTGGAGAATCCAGTTGTTTCATCGAAGAATGTAGCTATCTTACCGCTATAGCTTAATGCATTCTTACCAGCAAATGTGATTTTCTTTGTATCTTTATTGAAGCTTGTAACGATACCGACATGTTCTGTACCTACCTCTTTCGTAGAAACAAATTCTACTTTAGCAGTAGAGCTACCCAGATTTATAGGACTTACATTTCTTTGGTTGTCAGCTGGTATTGCTGTTCCGTTGGCTAGGACGTTTACTGATGCAGTTTTGTTATCAATTGATTCAATTGAAATTGATGGTTCAAATGCTGAGATAGTAAGAGTCGTGTAGCTTCGATTTGATTTGATTATTTGTGTTTGGGTAACACCTTTATTTGTAGTGTAAGTGACTATAACATCTTCTCCACCTGTATTTGTAATGGTAAAGGTAGCATCTATATGGCTATATTCCTCCGGAAGGTCCATTGGAAAAAAGCTTTGGTTTGAAGCGTAATAATCCACTCTAGCTATTTCATTTCCTTTGAATACTTTCTTCTCTGGTCGAGGAACTGCCCCGTTGCCATCAGTTACAAATAAAGATCCAACGGATAGCTTTTCTTTTGCAAAGTAAGTTATAGGACCTAGTTGGAACGGTTCTCCTTCATCTAGATTGCTGTCCACAGCATCGGGAGAGTTTGTATCAATCCAAGCTAACACTGTTGCGTAGTCATCTAATTTTTCACTTGCTATCGTAAATTCAACTTCTCCGAATTCGTTGGTTTTATATGAAATTTGTTTCTTTGGTTGACCACCATCCAGCCAATCGATAAATTGAGCTTCTGTCTCAGTTTTAATATTGCGATCTATATCTTCATTGAAAGCAAAATTTACATACTCATTGGCTACAGGCTCACCATTTTCGTCCATTACCATAGCTGTAAATTCTCGCCCATTTTCATATCCAACGGCAGCTTCTGGATTTTCACCCAATAGTCCGAAAATATCAATGCTATAGGCAGCTTGAGAAGCAACAAACGATAATTTTTCCATTTTCGCTTGAAGTTTGTTAGCTTCATACTTTTCGCGTACGTATTTTGCTGTATTGCTTCCTCCGTTGTCAATAAACACAATTGGAGTGACCGCAGTGTTAGAGCCGGATACGACGAATACCGCTTCCCCTTTTGCGTCCGTTGTCACTTCAGCAACTTCAGGATCTGCATTGTTTAACAGTTGACGTGGATTGACACCATTAACTGTAGCTTTTGAAGTTTTGTCAACATTCACATTCAAGTTTTCTTCAAACGTTACAAAGAATTTTTGGTTTGCAACCGGCTTGCCTGTCTTTGGATCAAGATAAGTTAATTTATAAGTTTTATCTGCTCCGTTGTTTACACTGTTTCCTTTTTCGTCAGTAGGTGCAATTGTAAGAATTGTGTCAACTCCCCAGAATACGAAAGCATGGCTACGTACAGTCGGAGCACCTGTTGGATAAGCGACCACTTCATCAGTACCCGCCGCATATTGCGTGTAAGAGAAAGTTGCAATACCGTTCTGGTCCGTTATGGCTTCAAACACTTGGTCTTTGTTCAATGTGCCAGTTGTATTTGCTTTCACGTTGAACGTTACAGGGATACCAGCTTTCTTCACACCTACGTCAGCAGAAACGATTGCTTGTTGGCCAACTTTACCTTGAACAGATTGAGTTGTGATATTGATCTTAGTTGGAATGACAGAAGAGATTCCTACAAATGTACCGATTCCTTTATTGTCGAGGGAGACGGTATATTTTTTGCCACCTTCTTGAACAGCCGTAGTCAACACAACAGTTTTATCATCAGATTGCTTCACCGCAGCGTTAGAAACAGTCAAACCATCGATTGTGAAGTTTAACGAGTTGACGTTTTCTACTGCATCTTTGAACGTGACTTCCACAGTTGTCGCGTTGACTGCTTTTACCGCTCCTTTTCCTACGACACCAGTTGACACAGCAGAGAAGTCTGCGTTGGTGAACTTGTGCAGGAATGTCGCAAAGTGTCCGCGAGTTGTTGTATTTTTTGGATTGAATGCAGGTGCAGCTGGGTTCGTGATATCGAAGAAGTCAAGAACGTCAATAGCCGGACGAGCTTCTGCTTTTGCTGAACCAAGATCCGTCACGTCTTTCTTGAAATCTTGTCTAGCTACATATGCAGCTAAATCAATATCGTTTACACGGTCGAACGCACGAACCAATACGATTGCCATGTTTTCACGCGTGATGTTGCCAGCCGGATCTAGCTTGCCATCTGGAGTTCCAACGAATACGCCGTTGTCTTTTACAACTGCAGCATACTTTAGTAGCTCGTCGTTAGAAGAAGATGTTAGATCAGCAAAGCGAGGGTTTGTTTTATAGTCTGTTGGCACAGCATGTCCTTCAGATACAAGCCATTTCCCCATCAATTTCACAACGTCAGAACGAGTCAACGTTTTGTTTGGCTGGAATGTACCGTCTGGGTAACCAGAGATAACGCCAGCATCAGATAGTGCATCGATTGCTGCCTCATGTGTATTGCCTTTTGTATCTGAGAAATCCTTTGCGCTTGCAACTGGTGCAACTGCAGACGCTACGAGCGCAGCTGATGCAGCTGTAGTGATAAACTTACGGTATTTCTTGTGTAGTTCCCCCATTGATTACACTCTCCTGAACTCTGTATTGTTTGGTCCCATCGTGCTGATAGGTAAATGAATAGAATATTAGCGAATAACTATGTTATCTAAAGAATTCTAATCTCGTTGTCAAAACCGTAAGTTAATGAAGAGTTCTCTTTCTAAACAAAATTATCTGCCAATTTACTATTATTAATGATAAAACTTTACCTACTAAACTGCTTGAATTCAATAGAGTCTGTCTATTAGGGTTGATTTCGTGTTTATTTGGTCAGATGAAGCGTAAATTTATATCTATTTTGCGTAATAATTGAAATAACAAAATGAGGATGTTGGAAAAATTTTCTGCATTTCATTCGTGAAATTGAATCGCTTAAAAAAAGAATGTATATTAGTTATTCACAAGGGAAGATGCAATGTAATCGTTTATTGCCACGAGATACAAAGGGAAACCCGCTTTTCGTATATCTCATTTTTCCCCTTTTAAAATAGGTAACTGTTTTTCCCTTCAGCTCGATGTCTGGTCGAAACAGGCTGTCGCTTGCTTATTTTAAAAAATCATTGAGAGAGTAGAAAAGTTTTATTACCTTCGATTATTATGTACTAACCATTTAAAAGATCCTTTCCATGTAAGTATTTATGAATTTGAGTAATTTTCCGAAATTTATGCTACGATAATTAATAGAAGTATGATGTTAGGGAATAAATTCGTATCAATAAATCAACGAGTACGGGTAATAAACTACTATTCAAAAGGTGTCCCATGTACGAACGACTGGATGCAACTTATGAAAGAGGAGGCAATGCGATGAATGTAATTGAATCATGGGCTTTTTTAGAATCAATTTTGCCCGGTGAAGTTCCCTCTTTAAAAGATAAGATGGAAGGGTACCATTTTCAGGATAAGCAGTATAGAAATCGTGTAAACCCTTTAGAAATATCCGGGAACTTATGGGAAACGATGCGGCCTGCCAAGCCAGAGAGTGAAGAGATCACTTTTCGTTATTACGTGGATTGTTATGGACAAGATCAGCTAGTTCAATTGTTCCGGGCCTTTTTCAAGAGTAAAGAAGAAATTGTGAATCGAAGTTATAAACGTTTCTATAGCTTCACTTTCTTGGTTAATGAAGTAGGAGAGTATGTGGAGGACTCAATATTTATTCCACATGTGCAACTTATTATCCATGATATTCAAAAGAAGAAAATTATTCACTATGATACATTCAATAGACGGTATGAAGAAGCGAAGAGAAGAGTTGAAGAAGCTGCGAGTTCAATTTTTAGCGCCGGTGTCAATTTGGAAGGGATTCAAAAACTACGGGAAGTATTCCACCAACATTTCAGTGTTCCTTGTTGGACTGTAAATCTTGGCTACGTGGAAATCAATATAAAGAAGAAAGAGAACGAAAGCATTCCCCATTTCAATAGTTTTTACATAGAGGATCTCCAAAATATTTTGGAAAAGGGTCCGAATGCCACGTTGCAACAATTTGTGGAGGGAAGGCCTCTAGAACTGGACATTGACGAAAATAAAAATAAGATTCAGCAGTTATTATCCCCTTGCAAGCTGCCGTTAGGACGATGGCCATCGCCAGTCGCCCAACGTTTATCGCTAATGCAACAGGTAGCTGTTAATCAAATTTTGAGTGGAAATGAGAAGATATGCTCGGTAAATGGTCCGCCTGGAACAGGTAAAACGACCTTGTTAAAAGATGTCTTCGCTCAAATCATTGTGGAGCGCGCCATCAGGCTAGTCTCATACAAGGATCCAACGAAAGCGTTCTCAATCAAGGGACAAATGAAGATAGATAAATACAATTACACTATGCATGAGTTGGACGAGAACATAGCTAAATACTCAATTGTTGTAACTTCAAGCAACAATGGAGCTGTTGAGAACATATCTAAAGACTTACCGAAATTAGATGCAGTGGTACGGGATTGTAACAGGCCGACAGAGGAAGAGCGAAGAGAAGAGCTTGCTCATTCGGGAAGAGATTTATTATATGAGTATGAGTGTGAACAGGCATATGCCGAAGAATCGGGTACTTTGAACTTTTTTGCGGAGATTTCTTCGGAGGTTATTCAAACCGAAAAAACATGGGGGCTTTTTTCCGCTGCGTTAGGCCGCTCATCGAATATTACAGCAGTTAGTAAAGCGTTAAATGGAGTACGTGCAAAAGGACAACTACGAGAACAGCCGTTAGGAAAGCAGCTTGAACAGTCTTTACCGGCTAATGCATGGGAAGAGGTAGTGGGCGAATTCAATTTATTGCTCGAATCCGTCGAACGGAAGAAAGCAGAGCTACAGCAGTTCGCAGATCTTATGTTGCAAGCGGAAGACATCTTCGCAGCTGAAAAGCAAACTGCGATGGAAATAGCGGTAACAAAAGAGCACGCACAGCAGATGAGTATGCAAATAAAAAAATTAGAAATGCAAAAGCAACTCATAAACGAACAACTAGAAAACTTGCCACCACCAACAATTTTTGAAAAAATAATACAACTTTTTACGAAAAAGAAAAATAAAGAAGATGCGAAAATTAG harbors:
- a CDS encoding IS110 family transposase; this encodes MYSKWNEKLNQVTENTLIVGMDIAKSTHYACFVDERGRVLEKAFAVHQSREGFEALYQNVLRAMKAHEKTDVIVGIEPTGHYWMNLAYFLDSYGIPLVMVNPLHVKRSKELDDNLQTKNDKKDAVVIARLMKDGRFSYPRILKDIEAELRIGSTLRSKLTEDLSSLKNRIIRWLDRYFPEFTQVYPTFGKMAFATLEKTPLPQDIIGKTAEELVFLYRQVEGMRAPQLPKARLLIDVANQSIGLTEGSQMARFEIATLIRQYRLLEEEIEEVNSQLAELAKSTGEYVYLSTVPGLGDATIVDLLSEVGSFSHYEDPRQLIKLAGLTLRENSSGQHKGRKHISKRGRKRLRNVLFKVIVPLIRHNEAFKRLHEYYTTRQQNPLRGKQSMVVLCGKLLKVLHGICKKKVHFDERHMMNDLHCLATAA
- a CDS encoding transposase; this encodes MAFHPECQETGRHASCHPCTRLHHLDGTASRADGHSLDGPGKGRCRERQKRKWSLIREIQKEHTDGKNISRLSREYQLDRRTIRKYLDLKTPPIDLRPRAKPIDGFSQEVIRFEQAGHTVRSIYQSIQEQGYEGTYSAVRTLVQSKRKERKYGAVPTVSVSRKKFSALIWKRQSELDEKDKILLQRCLSLYPCVESFYNSVQTLCASILEKDYPSFLEWLTVQLSDRDSPFHHYARRLRSDLRAIRNAFTHTYSNGRLEG
- a CDS encoding S-layer homology domain-containing protein; amino-acid sequence: MGELHKKYRKFITTAASAALVASAVAPVASAKDFSDTKGNTHEAAIDALSDAGVISGYPDGTFQPNKTLTRSDVVKLMGKWLVSEGHAVPTDYKTNPRFADLTSSSNDELLKYAAVVKDNGVFVGTPDGKLDPAGNITRENMAIVLVRAFDRVNDIDLAAYVARQDFKKDVTDLGSAKAEARPAIDVLDFFDITNPAAPAFNPKNTTTRGHFATFLHKFTNADFSAVSTGVVGKGAVKAVNATTVEVTFKDAVENVNSLNFTIDGLTVSNAAVKQSDDKTVVLTTAVQEGGKKYTVSLDNKGIGTFVGISSVIPTKINITTQSVQGKVGQQAIVSADVGVKKAGIPVTFNVKANTTGTLNKDQVFEAITDQNGIATFSYTQYAAGTDEVVAYPTGAPTVRSHAFVFWGVDTILTIAPTDEKGNSVNNGADKTYKLTYLDPKTGKPVANQKFFVTFEENLNVNVDKTSKATVNGVNPRQLLNNADPEVAEVTTDAKGEAVFVVSGSNTAVTPIVFIDNGGSNTAKYVREKYEANKLQAKMEKLSFVASQAAYSIDIFGLLGENPEAAVGYENGREFTAMVMDENGEPVANEYVNFAFNEDIDRNIKTETEAQFIDWLDGGQPKKQISYKTNEFGEVEFTIASEKLDDYATVLAWIDTNSPDAVDSNLDEGEPFQLGPITYFAKEKLSVGSLFVTDGNGAVPRPEKKVFKGNEIARVDYYASNQSFFPMDLPEEYSHIDATFTITNTGGEDVIVTYTTNKGVTQTQIIKSNRSYTTLTISAFEPSISIESIDNKTASVNVLANGTAIPADNQRNVSPINLGSSTAKVEFVSTKEVGTEHVGIVTSFNKDTKKITFAGKNALSYSGKIATFFDETTGFSKALTETEFANKLGDDTKVSNVRLLINGDNYKFILTSQPAKGAAVIVSSAQANDVDGDGVADSVELTFSKAVNANILKSSDFNFVGGVVKAQAIEKVTGDDAKVTIKIIGASGLAVPVLEYSSVSYLAADYGDLKANSVVVTAATETTLLAAAKSAVTSAETLKTQAAVETAQGLIDGLPSSNAKTELQTRINVVKAGLGEGEAQVKAAELAVTAAEQLNTQAAYDDANAKVTALPNGSAKSGLEARLVDVKGQVDVNAEAAKFGDFAPTAATAGTVSLPSVSGYTFKVKSTSTPAVYDTDGKILTDGTSNVVYTITHDTTGKTADTAEVKVTVDVL
- a CDS encoding ATP-binding protein → MNVIESWAFLESILPGEVPSLKDKMEGYHFQDKQYRNRVNPLEISGNLWETMRPAKPESEEITFRYYVDCYGQDQLVQLFRAFFKSKEEIVNRSYKRFYSFTFLVNEVGEYVEDSIFIPHVQLIIHDIQKKKIIHYDTFNRRYEEAKRRVEEAASSIFSAGVNLEGIQKLREVFHQHFSVPCWTVNLGYVEINIKKKENESIPHFNSFYIEDLQNILEKGPNATLQQFVEGRPLELDIDENKNKIQQLLSPCKLPLGRWPSPVAQRLSLMQQVAVNQILSGNEKICSVNGPPGTGKTTLLKDVFAQIIVERAIRLVSYKDPTKAFSIKGQMKIDKYNYTMHELDENIAKYSIVVTSSNNGAVENISKDLPKLDAVVRDCNRPTEEERREELAHSGRDLLYEYECEQAYAEESGTLNFFAEISSEVIQTEKTWGLFSAALGRSSNITAVSKALNGVRAKGQLREQPLGKQLEQSLPANAWEEVVGEFNLLLESVERKKAELQQFADLMLQAEDIFAAEKQTAMEIAVTKEHAQQMSMQIKKLEMQKQLINEQLENLPPPTIFEKIIQLFTKKKNKEDAKIRRELHLVIEEQKKLVESSTGNAISLKQLEIKAENIKESIEEITVWKEKYRNQQVMLPTEQFWSKEMYEERQKTVLWQTNELNFERGLLFLKALKVHKTFLMINARPVKAAIAVFSNQQNINLNIAKNREYLANMWNVMHLLFPVMSTTFASFCSMYRGIEKDFIGYLVVDEAGQASPQQAAGALWRSRRAVIVGDPIQIEPVVPVDETILHDIRKAFNLSEAYIGLEASVQTLADYANPVGTYKGEGGACQRIGIPLWVHRRCEEPMFSIANRIAYQNKMVLANQKIGNGQWLDCTGRAVQDQYVREQGQLIVEKIKAHFTTLAEGGATPSIFVITPFTAVKNELKRLVKSKLKSEFPHIGRWADRSIGTVHTFQGKEADIVYFVTGTDTQTDGAANWSCIKPNLLNVAATRAKKEFYVVGDETRFQYKNFYYTIQQTFEEFHEKKHSRLEAHGINQD